One window from the genome of Engraulis encrasicolus isolate BLACKSEA-1 chromosome 16, IST_EnEncr_1.0, whole genome shotgun sequence encodes:
- the paxip1 gene encoding PAX-interacting protein 1 isoform X1, translating to MSEEELTVPEELFKDVKFYVVGDIDQKVIQLLKAGKGKEVSYNALATHIIAVDGDNPEVGESREVFDLPVVKPSWVILSVRCGDLLPVTGFSPESGQLFFGVTACLPRLPDDLSTLWALITYHGGDCQLSLNKKCTHLIVPEPKGEKYERALKESSILIVTPEWVVDTVKDKARKDEQLYHPRLIYLEEEEEEEEDEGSEYESRGSRSDISYSPRRSPRSRRSSGASSRDASPKARRRRPRPRRRPRSSSRSASRSQSRSRSRSASPVHKPERRSELMFDDSDDSGAEKEERNLNWTPAEVPQPPPGATAKRRPGKESGLINLCASVPVIPGAAAGAGGAQVPAEAAGAGAGGAGSVPADRPEGVPGWSPAARTLRNITNSAEVPQPNRPSNVAHILQSLTGSAKPGEQQAHPGQPGVPNQLVFNQAKTPGPLQQLTEAQQHLLQQQQQQQQQQQQQQQPQGHQLPQQQQHHPQQMPPQQHTMMPHMPPQVMQLHQQQQQQQQQQQQQQQQQQVPPQGFPQMPQQSHQFMQQQQQQQQQAHQQQMHPQQLFNQQQQQQQQQQQHQFSQQQLRPQQLLRPPLQQQLQQQQQHALQQQLQQLQQQRMQMQLQQQQQQQQQQNQQQNQQQQMQQQHLQQQQQQQHFMQQQQLQQQHLQQRQQQQQQQLQNQNQQGMPHPPQQGMPPQAQPGMQPGIHPIQPHQLFGHEPGVEIPEGGCLAGCVFAIADYPEQMADRQLLSSWKKTIVDHGGTVDSSLNSRCTHLLCESQVSSMYVQALREGKRCVTVHWLESVLKKRKMVPPHKAIHLPFAFPPGAKPCSQHIVAISGFVDTDRMDLRLMCLLAGARYTGYLSHSNTVVICKQPSGAKYQRAKEWRIPCVNAQWLCDILLGNFEALRQVQHSRYSQFNLQEPFAPNLHLVHIHNLLGAWRTPVKVAPDALATLRLQLKQKQADNPQIPSKKPKLEELPTPTKKLSPGSKPVVCFTGFGKPNVLQYIKKLHELGGEWTDNPQQCTHLAANKVQRTVKFLAAFPVAKHVVTSEWLEESWKSQQFVDEQKYQLRDAEAEVLFSFSLEESLKRAHTAKLFKGKYFYVSPGITPSLRITKVIVECAGGKLLPKMPSFRKIMEHKQNKNLPEIVLISCENDLHLFREYFLKNIDVHNAEFILTGVLTQKLDYESYKFT from the exons ATGTCTGAAGAGGAGTTGACGGTGCCTGAAGAACTTTTCAAAGACGTGAAATTTTACGTGGTTGGTGATATTGACCAGAAG GTCATTCAGCTTTTGAAAGCAGGGAAAGGAAAAGAAGTGTCCTATAATGCTTTGGCTACTCACATCATTGCTGTCGATGGCGATAATCCTGAAGTTGGGGAATCCCGAGAAGTGTTTGACTTGCCTGTTGTAAAG CCATCATGGGTGATTCTGTCCGTGCGATGTGGAGACTTACTACC GGTCACAGGCTTCTCTCCAGAGTCGGGCCAGCTATTCTTTGGCGTCACGGCATGTCTTCCGCGG CTTCCAGACGATCTCAGTACTCTTTGGGCCTTGATCACGTACCACGGTGGAGACTGTCAGCTGTCACTCAATAAGAAGTGCACCCATCTGATTGTGCCAGAGCCAAAGGGG GAAAAGTATGAGCGTGCCTTGAAGGAGAGTAGCATTCTCATAGTTACTCCAGAATGGGTGGTGGATACGGTGAAGGACAAGGCCCGGAAGGATGAGCAGCTGTACCACCCTCGTTTGATCTacctggaggaagaagaggaggaggaggaggatgaaggaagcGAGTATGAAAGCCGCGGCTCTCGCTCAGACATCAGCTACAGCCCCCGTCGTTCCCCGCGCAGCCGGCGGTCAAGCGGCGCCTCGTCCCGCGATGCCTCGCCCAAGGCAAGACGCAGACGGCCGCGGCCCAGACGGCGGCCCCGCTCCTCATCTCGGTCAGCCTCGCGTTCTCAGTCCCGCTCCAGATCCCGCTCCGCTAGCCCGGTCCACAAGCCGGAGCGACGAAGCGAACTGATGTTCGACGACTCCGACGACTCTGGTGCGGAGAAGGAGGAGCGGAATCTAAACTGGACGCCCGCTGAAGTGCCGCAGCCTCCTCCTGGGGCGACTGCCAAACGCCGGCCAGGGAAGGAGTCTGGCCTCATCAACTTGTGTGCCAGCGTACCCGTAATTCCTGGGGCGGCGGCGGGGGCTGGTGGCGCACAGGTGCCCGCAGAGGCAgctggagccggagccggaggGGCAGGGTCGGTGCCTGCTGACAGGCCAGAGGGCGTACCGGGATGGAGTCCTGCAGCCAGAACACTAAGGAACATCACTAATAGCGCTGAGGTGCCGCAGCCCAACAGGCCCTCCAATGTTGCACAT ATTCTCCAGAGTCTGACTGGCTCAGCCAAGCCAGGGGAGCAGCAGGCGCACCCTGGTCAGCCTGGCGTGCCAAACCAGCTTGTTTTCAACCAAGCCAAGACGCCAGGGCCACTGCAGCAGCTAACTGAAGCACAGCAACATCtcctacaacaacaacagcagcagcagcaacaacagcaacagcagcagcagccgcagggCCATCAGTTgccacagcagcaacagcatcacCCGCAGCAAATGCCACCTCAACAACATACAATGATGCCCCACATGCCACCCCAAGTCATGCAgttacaccagcagcagcagcaacagcagcagcagcaacaacaacagcagcaacagcaacaggttCCACCGCAAGGTTTTCCTCAGATGCCCCAGCAGTCCCATCAAtttatgcagcagcagcagcagcaacaacaacaggctCATCAGCAACAGATGCATCCACAGCAGCTCTtcaatcagcagcagcagcagcagcagcagcagcagcagcatcagttcTCTCAGCAGCAGCTTCGGCCCCAGCAGCTCCTGCGCCCACccctgcagcagcagctccagcagcaacaacagcatgctctccagcagcagctgcagcagttgCAGCAGCAGAGGATGCAAatgcagctccagcagcagcagcagcaacaacagcaacaaaatcaGCAGCAGAATCAGCAACAGCAAATGCAACAGCAGCActtgcagcaacaacagcagcagcagcatttcatgcagcagcagcagttgcagcagcagcacctgcaacagcggcagcagcagcagcagcagcagctccagaaCCAGAATCAGCAGGGGATGCCGCATCCGCCGCAGCAGGGCATGCCACCGCAGGCTCAGCCGGGAATGCAGCCGGGCATCCACCCTATACAGCCTCACCAACTGTTCGGTCATGAGCCGGGCGTGGAAA TTCCTGAAGGGGGTTGCCTAGCAGGATGTGTTTTTGCCATTGCTGACTATCCAGAACAGATGGCCGACAGACAACTCTTGTCAAGTTGGAAAAAG ACCATTGTAGATCATGGTGGTACTGTGGACTCGTCCCTGAACAGTCGGTGCACCCACCTGCTTTGTGAAAGTCAAGTCAGCAGCATGTATGTTCAG GCCCTTAGGGAGGGGAAGCGATGTGTCACTGTCCACTGGCTTGAGTCTGtcctgaagaagaggaagatggtcCCCCCACATAAAGCAATACACCTCCCCTTTGCCTTCCCCCCTGGAGCAAAGCCCTGCTCGCAGCAT ATCGTGGCTATATCTGGCTTCGTGGATACGGATCGCATGGACCTGAGGCTCATGTGCCTCCTAGCAGGCGCCCGATACACTGGCTATCTGAGCCATAGCAACACTGTGGTCATCTGCAAACA GCCGAGCGGGGCCAAGTACCAGAGAGCGAAGGAGTGGCGCATCCCCTGTGTCAACGCCCAGTGGCTGTGTGACATCCTGCTGGGCAACTTCGAGGCACTGCGGCAGGTGCAGCACAGCAGGTACTCCCAGTTCAACCTGCAGGAGCCCTTTGCACCCAACCTGCACCTGGTGCACATCCACAATCTGCTGG GTGCGTGGCGGACGCCTGTGAAGGTGGCACCAGATGCTTTAGCA ACACTACGCCTACAATTGAAACAGAAGCAAGCTGATAACCCTCAGATACCGTCTAAGAAACCCAA GCTTGAAGAGCTCCCTACACCAACTAAGAAGCTGTCACCAGGGTCTAAACCTGTGGTGTGTTTCACTGGCTTTGGCAAGCCCAACGTCCTGCAATACATAAAG AAGTTGCATGAGCTCGGAGGGGAGTGGACGGACAATCCCCAGCAGTGCACCCACCTGGCGGCTAACAAGGTGCAGCGCACGGTGAAGTTCCTGGCCGCCTTCCCCGTGGCCAAGCACGTGGTCACGTCCGAGTGGCTGGAGGAGAGCTGGAAGAGCCAGCAGTTTGTCG ATGAACAGAAGTACCAGCTGCGGGACGCAGAAGCGGAGGTGCTGTTCAGCTTCAGTCTGGAGGAATCTCTGAAGAGGGCCCACACAGCCAAGCTCTTCAag GGCAAGTATTTCTATGTCTCCCCTGGGATCACTCCAAGCCTGCGCATCACGAAAGTCATTGTGGAGTGTGCTGGAGGGAAGCTACTGCCAAAGATGCCCTCTTTCCGTAAGATTATGGAGCACAAGCAAAACAAA AACCTTCCAGAAATCGTTCTCATATCTTGTGAGAATGATCTACATCTGTTCAGGGAATACTTCCTGAAAAATATTG ACGTGCACAATGCAGAATTCATCCTGACCGGAGTGTTGACACAAAAGTTGGATTACGAATC GTATAAATTCACGTGA
- the paxip1 gene encoding PAX-interacting protein 1 isoform X2 → MSEEELTVPEELFKDVKFYVVGDIDQKVIQLLKAGKGKEVSYNALATHIIAVDGDNPEVGESREVFDLPVVKPSWVILSVRCGDLLPVTGFSPESGQLFFGVTACLPRLPDDLSTLWALITYHGGDCQLSLNKKCTHLIVPEPKGEKYERALKESSILIVTPEWVVDTVKDKARKDEQLYHPRLIYLEEEEEEEEDEGSEYESRGSRSDISYSPRRSPRSRRSSGASSRDASPKARRRRPRPRRRPRSSSRSASRSQSRSRSRSASPVHKPERRSELMFDDSDDSGAEKEERNLNWTPAEVPQPPPGATAKRRPGKESGLINLCASVPVIPGAAAGAGGAQVPAEAAGAGAGGAGSVPADRPEGVPGWSPAARTLRNITNSAEVPQPNRPSNVAHILQSLTGSAKPGEQQAHPGQPGVPNQLVFNQAKTPGPLQQLTEAQQHLLQQQQQQQQQQQQQQQPQGHQLPQQQQHHPQQMPPQQHTMMPHMPPQVMQLHQQQQQQQQQQQQQQQQQQVPPQGFPQMPQQSHQFMQQQQQQQQQAHQQQMHPQQLFNQQQQQQQQQQQHQFSQQQLRPQQLLRPPLQQQLQQQQQHALQQQLQQLQQQRMQMQLQQQQQQQQQQNQQQNQQQQMQQQHLQQQQQQQHFMQQQQLQQQHLQQRQQQQQQQLQNQNQQGMPHPPQQGMPPQAQPGMQPGIHPIQPHQLFGHEPGVEIPEGGCLAGCVFAIADYPEQMADRQLLSSWKKTIVDHGGTVDSSLNSRCTHLLCESQVSSMYVQALREGKRCVTVHWLESVLKKRKMVPPHKAIHLPFAFPPGAKPCSQHIVAISGFVDTDRMDLRLMCLLAGARYTGYLSHSNTVVICKQPSGAKYQRAKEWRIPCVNAQWLCDILLGNFEALRQVQHSRYSQFNLQEPFAPNLHLVHIHNLLGAWRTPVKVAPDALATLRLQLKQKQADNPQIPSKKPKLEELPTPTKKLSPGSKPVVCFTGFGKPNVLQYIKKLHELGGEWTDNPQQCTHLAANKVQRTVKFLAAFPVAKHVVTSEWLEESWKSQQFVDEQKYQLRDAEAEVLFSFSLEESLKRAHTAKLFKGKYFYVSPGITPSLRITKVIVECAGGKLLPKMPSFRKIMEHKQNKNLPEIVLISCENDLHLFREYFLKNIDVHNAEFILTGVLTQKLDYESYKFT, encoded by the exons ATGTCTGAAGAGGAGTTGACGGTGCCTGAAGAACTTTTCAAAGACGTGAAATTTTACGTGGTTGGTGATATTGACCAGAAG GTCATTCAGCTTTTGAAAGCAGGGAAAGGAAAAGAAGTGTCCTATAATGCTTTGGCTACTCACATCATTGCTGTCGATGGCGATAATCCTGAAGTTGGGGAATCCCGAGAAGTGTTTGACTTGCCTGTTGTAAAG CCATCATGGGTGATTCTGTCCGTGCGATGTGGAGACTTACTACC GGTCACAGGCTTCTCTCCAGAGTCGGGCCAGCTATTCTTTGGCGTCACGGCATGTCTTCCGCGG CTTCCAGACGATCTCAGTACTCTTTGGGCCTTGATCACGTACCACGGTGGAGACTGTCAGCTGTCACTCAATAAGAAGTGCACCCATCTGATTGTGCCAGAGCCAAAGGGG GAAAAGTATGAGCGTGCCTTGAAGGAGAGTAGCATTCTCATAGTTACTCCAGAATGGGTGGTGGATACGGTGAAGGACAAGGCCCGGAAGGATGAGCAGCTGTACCACCCTCGTTTGATCTacctggaggaagaagaggaggaggaggaggatgaaggaagcGAGTATGAAAGCCGCGGCTCTCGCTCAGACATCAGCTACAGCCCCCGTCGTTCCCCGCGCAGCCGGCGGTCAAGCGGCGCCTCGTCCCGCGATGCCTCGCCCAAGGCAAGACGCAGACGGCCGCGGCCCAGACGGCGGCCCCGCTCCTCATCTCGGTCAGCCTCGCGTTCTCAGTCCCGCTCCAGATCCCGCTCCGCTAGCCCGGTCCACAAGCCGGAGCGACGAAGCGAACTGATGTTCGACGACTCCGACGACTCTGGTGCGGAGAAGGAGGAGCGGAATCTAAACTGGACGCCCGCTGAAGTGCCGCAGCCTCCTCCTGGGGCGACTGCCAAACGCCGGCCAGGGAAGGAGTCTGGCCTCATCAACTTGTGTGCCAGCGTACCCGTAATTCCTGGGGCGGCGGCGGGGGCTGGTGGCGCACAGGTGCCCGCAGAGGCAgctggagccggagccggaggGGCAGGGTCGGTGCCTGCTGACAGGCCAGAGGGCGTACCGGGATGGAGTCCTGCAGCCAGAACACTAAGGAACATCACTAATAGCGCTGAGGTGCCGCAGCCCAACAGGCCCTCCAATGTTGCACAT ATTCTCCAGAGTCTGACTGGCTCAGCCAAGCCAGGGGAGCAGCAGGCGCACCCTGGTCAGCCTGGCGTGCCAAACCAGCTTGTTTTCAACCAAGCCAAGACGCCAGGGCCACTGCAGCAGCTAACTGAAGCACAGCAACATCtcctacaacaacaacagcagcagcagcaacaacagcaacagcagcagcagccgcagggCCATCAGTTgccacagcagcaacagcatcacCCGCAGCAAATGCCACCTCAACAACATACAATGATGCCCCACATGCCACCCCAAGTCATGCAgttacaccagcagcagcagcaacagcagcagcagcaacaacaacagcagcaacagcaacaggttCCACCGCAAGGTTTTCCTCAGATGCCCCAGCAGTCCCATCAAtttatgcagcagcagcagcagcaacaacaacaggctCATCAGCAACAGATGCATCCACAGCAGCTCTtcaatcagcagcagcagcagcagcagcagcagcagcagcatcagttcTCTCAGCAGCAGCTTCGGCCCCAGCAGCTCCTGCGCCCACccctgcagcagcagctccagcagcaacaacagcatgctctccagcagcagctgcagcagttgCAGCAGCAGAGGATGCAAatgcagctccagcagcagcagcagcaacaacagcaacaaaatcaGCAGCAGAATCAGCAACAGCAAATGCAACAGCAGCActtgcagcaacaacagcagcagcagcatttcatgcagcagcagcagttgcagcagcagcacctgcaacagcggcagcagcagcagcagcagcagctccagaaCCAGAATCAGCAGGGGATGCCGCATCCGCCGCAGCAGGGCATGCCACCGCAGGCTCAGCCGGGAATGCAGCCGGGCATCCACCCTATACAGCCTCACCAACTGTTCGGTCATGAGCCGGGCGTGGAAA TTCCTGAAGGGGGTTGCCTAGCAGGATGTGTTTTTGCCATTGCTGACTATCCAGAACAGATGGCCGACAGACAACTCTTGTCAAGTTGGAAAAAG ACCATTGTAGATCATGGTGGTACTGTGGACTCGTCCCTGAACAGTCGGTGCACCCACCTGCTTTGTGAAAGTCAAGTCAGCAGCATGTATGTTCAG GCCCTTAGGGAGGGGAAGCGATGTGTCACTGTCCACTGGCTTGAGTCTGtcctgaagaagaggaagatggtcCCCCCACATAAAGCAATACACCTCCCCTTTGCCTTCCCCCCTGGAGCAAAGCCCTGCTCGCAGCAT ATCGTGGCTATATCTGGCTTCGTGGATACGGATCGCATGGACCTGAGGCTCATGTGCCTCCTAGCAGGCGCCCGATACACTGGCTATCTGAGCCATAGCAACACTGTGGTCATCTGCAAACA GCCGAGCGGGGCCAAGTACCAGAGAGCGAAGGAGTGGCGCATCCCCTGTGTCAACGCCCAGTGGCTGTGTGACATCCTGCTGGGCAACTTCGAGGCACTGCGGCAGGTGCAGCACAGCAGGTACTCCCAGTTCAACCTGCAGGAGCCCTTTGCACCCAACCTGCACCTGGTGCACATCCACAATCTGCTGG GTGCGTGGCGGACGCCTGTGAAGGTGGCACCAGATGCTTTAGCA ACACTACGCCTACAATTGAAACAGAAGCAAGCTGATAACCCTCAGATACCGTCTAAGAAACCCAA GCTTGAAGAGCTCCCTACACCAACTAAGAAGCTGTCACCAGGGTCTAAACCTGTGGTGTGTTTCACTGGCTTTGGCAAGCCCAACGTCCTGCAATACATAAAG AAGTTGCATGAGCTCGGAGGGGAGTGGACGGACAATCCCCAGCAGTGCACCCACCTGGCGGCTAACAAGGTGCAGCGCACGGTGAAGTTCCTGGCCGCCTTCCCCGTGGCCAAGCACGTGGTCACGTCCGAGTGGCTGGAGGAGAGCTGGAAGAGCCAGCAGTTTGTCG ATGAACAGAAGTACCAGCTGCGGGACGCAGAAGCGGAGGTGCTGTTCAGCTTCAGTCTGGAGGAATCTCTGAAGAGGGCCCACACAGCCAAGCTCTTCAag GGCAAGTATTTCTATGTCTCCCCTGGGATCACTCCAAGCCTGCGCATCACGAAAGTCATTGTGGAGTGTGCTGGAGGGAAGCTACTGCCAAAGATGCCCTCTTTCCGTAAGATTATGGAGCACAAGCAAAACAAA AACCTTCCAGAAATCGTTCTCATATCTTGTGAGAATGATCTACATCTGTTCAGGGAATACTTCCTGAAAAATATTG ACGTGCACAATGCAGAATTCATCCTGACCGGAGTGTTGACACAAAAGTTGGATTACGAATCATAT AAATTCACGTGA